agatgcttgccgcagcaagacttccaCTCTAGCttactctctcaagagctaagcCTAACCAAGCACTAatcactctcacaagtgtgcttaagcctatatgatgtacaataaagctctatggtggttggaggtgttcttcaagtgtagtaagcttcagcaactccagcaccctcaaatgacccggccttgggggtatatatagcccacacaccccaaaagagccgttgggaaaggctgacaaaatttcttaacgtcggttaaaccaacgctcCAGGTTTGCCAAcaccggatcaaccggtgagtgtactTTCCCTTCTTCTAGCCGTTACATCTTCCAACGGCTActttgatcaatcgaccgacgctctcaaaactaatgtcggttcaaccggtgtatgtaatctcagaaccccccccccccccccccgaaaaatggagtctctagacaactgcaccgacgctcactttgccttgatcgtcggtttaactggtgcctGTAAAACTCATGCTGTTTCttctgcctccaagtccattacaccggtgagtgtaaaacacccaacgtcggttaatccggtgccaagttcattgcaccgatgagtgcaatttgctcatcatcggtttaaccggtgatagcaaattgtctttgtcttgatcttttcgacttggatttcttcacggtctcttcaattcttgtcccttgtcccttggaaccaccgtaggggcggcccttcgggcctagctatgcCTATATTCTCTTTGTCATCGCTTGATCCTAAAAGCctaagaatggtcatcttaacaatcatattagtccaagtgttgtgtgtgtcatcaatcgccaaaacattatattgaaatatggcatgagaggccattttcgctacagcaaGCGAGTGGGAAAAAGAGGGGGGAGAGGGGGAGGAGCCAAAGCTTCCTAGCCTGACTTTCAAGCTAGAAAGTTCAACCAAGTAGCTCTAACCCTAGGATTCCTAGGTAGAGAAAGAGTACATAAGGTGCTACAAAGTACAGTGACAACAACCCAAAGCGCGCAAAAAAGAGAAGACAGTGAGCACATTGGCGATTCTAGCTTTCGAGAACTCATGTCAGGAGCCGTCCTCAGGCTtcactcgtcctcctcctctatTGGTGGAGCCGGAAGTAGCCTCGGCATGTCCCTAGCAGGTTCTTGACTTCTTCCATCAGCCCTTCCTGTAGCTACTCCTTGTACAATCTTGCTCAATAAGTCATGAAAGAAGAAGCATGTATTATGATTTCTGCAGGATGCCGAATGATCTTTTTGTCAAAAATCGCTTTGTTTCTATATTTCCAGATCACCTAGCATATAGCCGCTCAACTAGACACTGAAAGAATAGGTGATCAACAGTCTCCAGTTGATCGCAGAAGACACAAGAGGGGTTGCCCAACCAATTTCTTTTCACCATATTGTCCCTAGTAAGGAcaacatttttctccagcaaccACGTAAAATTTTTGATTTTGTAAGATATTTTCGCTTTCCAAATGTGAGCAAAGTTGGCTCTAGACTGGCCATTTGTAATATGCTCATAAACACTTTCTGGTAATGAAAACCCCTTTCCCCCACCTCCAGCTAATTTTATCACTCTGATTTTCAAAGTGATAGGAAAAGGTTTCTTCGAGCACCTTCATCCAGTTTTCAAATAAGGCTGGGGGCAACCACCTGTCGAAATCCAAACGGCCACTCTTCTCTATCACTTCATACATAGAAATGTTTTTGTCAAGACACCACTCGTAAATAACAGGATGTATGGTGCAGAGAGGTTTATCAGTTAACCATGCATTCTCCCAGAAAAGGGTTGCCTTCCCATTCAAGACTTGGACATGTCTGCCCCTAGGTACACCTGCCTGATTTTCAGCAAATCAGACCAGATTGGGGAATTGTCCAGCCTGTGTTTCACTAGGCTGATAGGCTTATCTTTCTGATATTTCTTTTTAACTAAATCTTGTCAAAGCCCATCTTCCACTTCTAGTCTCCACCACCATTTACGCAGTAGGCTGATATTCATTTTGTAGATATCTTTGATTTCCGGGCCCTCCTTCACTTTGCTTCTAAAAATGGTTTCCCATTTCAGTAGATGATATTTTCTTGTGCCCCCCCCCCTGCCAGATAAACTTCCTTCTTTGTTTGCCATGGTCTCAACAATAGTTTTTGGTAAAAGGTATAAGGAATTACTTATGTATGTTAACAAACAGAATATAAAGAACACCACTTACGGAAACCACAAACTGACGATAGAGAGATGTCgagggcatcttgatggtatagtTGGTACACTTATTCCCAAGTCAACCATATCGCGCTCTCTACATGATAGAAATCTTCATCTGTAAACTTTAGGCCCTACATGAAGTCGCAACTTGCCATCGCTTCCATGTAGCATTCATGTAGCCTtcgcatttgcgttggaagTGTAGGCACGAACTcggggggaggagaggggaaacAAGGCTATTGCCCTCCTTATATTCCCATTGAGACACCTGACCTACTAGAATTTCTGATGACCCACTGAGCCGTCATGAGCTTGGATGTTTTCACTAAAGAAATTAGCCCTTGTTTTTTGTTTAGCACAATAAGCGGTTCTATTGACTGCTTCTTTTGGGCTCCAAGCGGTGAAGCATCGGATGACGACCCTGCTTTTCTCTTCTCGAATGACCTAATAATTGAGTAGTCATAGTCTAAAGGTGGAATGAACTTCTTCTTGTTATATTCACACATTCCAATAAAAATTTCCAAATCTGCAAGATTTATTGGTTTATCCTTCTTCTTTGGCTTCTTCTttttgaagtgctctttaacctGGGCCTGAGAAATTTCCAAGCATTGTTCATAGCTCCTGTCTCAGGGTAACATAGGAgccttcttggttttcttcttcggCTACAGCTGCTTCTTTGGAGGCCCCTTAACCGTTGCTTGTTTCTTCGATGgccgttttttcttctttgctgGTGGTGAAGCAAGAGTGAACAACTGCCCAAGAGATGATGGTGAAGGAGAATGTTCCGGTGCAGCTCATGGAAACGGTGATTTCATGCTGGGTGCCCTTTGAGAGGGTTGCGGAGATGCCGACCTTGATGCCTGATCAGTAGGCTTGAGGatgatgtagccatgaatggcctCTACTTGTGTCCTTTCCCTGTCACCTCCAGAAATATcgagctcgagcgtctcccaacccttgCACACCTCCTCAATGCCAACTTTAGTTTATCTAGCCAGAATCTCCTGCCCATGGTACACAACgtttggttgggttggcatAGACTTAGCATACGCAACCGTGAACATTAAGTTCCTAACGGCACTCTGCAGCTCACATGATTTCCACTGGGTGATATTATCCACCAGATTGCACTACTGTGTCATTGTTTCGGGGATTGTCATTTCTGCAAGGAGGCCcatggaagcgcagctgcttttccgctgagataGATCTACGACGTCATTAGGCTCTGGAGTCGGTTGTGCAAATTGTtgtgctggctcattgctaaaGCCACTTGGCATTGAACTTTCTTCTGCCATTCTTGCGTTGTGTGTGAGAGGAGCTGTTCTTCAAGCCTTCACAAGTGCTCTTGCTCCCATGTTCTTCCTTCTTTGCTGACTTCTGCACGATTTGATGTACTCCCTGAATCCATACCTTCCATGGAACCAAACCTTTGTCTCGTATGTGCCCAGGATGTTCAGGATTCTTAAGGGCATAAGTCCACTCATCCTTTTCTCTATCGGGCCGGAATGTTCCTTGGTCAACTGCTTCTATGGCCACCTATAGTCTTTGGGCTGCTTTCTGAATTTTTGGCCAAAGATGCACACCCCAGTCACTAGGTCCAAGCTTCCTCCATGAGCATAATAGCAGTTCCTTGAACTTTCGGGCCAGTTGATGGTTGCAGGTTTGATAGCTTTATCAATcaaatcctgctccatcttctccaattTCAGttttgcaagcttgtagccacCTTGCCCTAGAGTCTGATGATATACTTTCTTCGAGGTATTTTCCTTGTTCCTTTTGTACCCACTGAATACTAAGCTCCGAACACTTGTATTCCAAAAATGCATCCCGATGGTCCTTCTTCTTTTCTAGCTCTCCAGTAAAATCTGGCATCTTCCCTTGCTTGATATAATTCTTTGTCAAATTCTTCTTAAATACCTGCAGCTGTGTGGCCATCTTTGTCAGGGTCCAGTGCTTAACTAATGCTTCTGATTCTGTTGGAAGAGTAAAGCGCTTCGTTAACTCGCACCAAAGcatttccttttctcttttagGTACTGCATCCCTTCGGTCACATGAATTGTTAGCTTTCCATAACCTAAAGCTAATCGGGATGTGGTCTCTTATAAGATATCTGCATTGTCTTACGTATTTCTTTGTGGCTGCTTCGGGAGCAATTGGTTCGCCATCTGGAGCCACTTCTGCTATCATGTATCGCCCTTCCAATTTCTTGGTCGGGCcttgttttttcttttacaTTTCTCTGATCCAGAGGGCTaaaacatatatatgtatatatatacatatatatatatatagtaatgGTCATTACTCattgtaaatatgatttaaacAGAAGGATTGTTGTTATGGTATATATACTAGCTTCTTGGTTTGCATTAGTCAGCAGCATCATCTCCAGATTGTTGAATTCTTCATCGGACATATTGAGGTATATGTCAGTATTGCTGGCATCACTGGCTTGTTCATCGACatctgcttcttcaacaatgttCAAGAAATATACTAGCAATTTTCTACAGATTAATCTATCACTAAAGTCACAATGTTCAATAAATAACCACTATACAAATTTCTAAAAATGTTTCTTGTCATTAATATAAACAAACAATTTTCTAGACTTGTTTTCTAGTCATTGAAGTCACTATGCAATATACATAAAATATTCAAGAATTTCTAGAAATTAAAGTTAGGTGGTACACCTCTACAGTGGAAATCCTCGGTAGGCCAAAAGTTTGTGAAattatctctttagagatagttGCAAGACAATATTGTAACAGGAAGGTTCCAATTGTGGCAAATGGTGAAGAATCACATGTTCAGCTGATCTATGAAAGAATGAAGCGCCATTACAGCTTACCTAATTAATTGATCACTTTAGTGGCATTGTTACCTCGTAACAGACTTCTCATCGTTCAATTTTAGAGCGCTTGATGAGGATGAACATCATGTTTTTGTGATTAGTGAGAGACTTGTACGATCAAAGGAACATGATGTggacatttttctttcttttagcCAGTTCATAATATTTAGCATTCCTTAATATATTGTAGGATTACTTTTGCATTGACGAGTACAGGCAAATTTATATCAAGCTTTGGACAAGTTGGGTTACTATTGATACAAGTATTCACCAACACACGTACTAGGGAAGGCAAGTGACAAACTTCTAATGACGTTCAATTTGCCTTATCTCCTTCCTCGCAACCATTATTTACTATCTACGGTAAAGCTGATGATCATGAATGTGAAGCAAAGGTCAGCTCACTTATTCATGCTTTGATTTTTATTGATGAAGGGATATAAGACTACACCGGAGTATTTGGTGCTATGTTTTGCAGCCCTTTTTTTAATGTTTTTTTCAGTATCTTTCTACTTAAAATTTAATGCCCCTATCCGCCCAGAGGTCTATTGTCAGCCGCTTGTCGGTGAGGCGCTTTCCTTAGCAGCCTCTCTCATAAAAAATTGCTTAGTTATTGGTGAGGCGGCTTGTCCGTGAGTTAGTTTCCTTACCAGCTTCTCTCATAAAAATTAAATGCTTAGTTTCTGTTGCTTTTCTTGACGGATAGTTTTCATTTGCCACGATATATACTATATAGATACACAATAATATTTATATGTCTAGAAAAATTAAAACCACCTGCAATTTGTAACAGAGGGAGTATACGTACAGGTAAGATAAGTTTTGCTAAGTGTGTATCTGACCAGTAATTTGTCAGTATTGTGAAATTGACACAATGATGTAACGATGGGCGCAGCCcgagaaagaaacaaaaatggCATGATGGAAGCAGGTGAGCAGCTTCTGAATACAATTCACCATCAAGCCGCCTCACGGAAACAAAAATGGCATGATGGAACCAGGTAAGCAGCTTCTGAAAACAACTCACCAAATTCTAGCGGGCTCTGAACCATAGTTGGTGGCACTGCGTGCATCAGCAGAAATGAACAATGATTTTGGGGAAATTTGTTGGGCGAGTCAACAGTCAAGCCACAGTATTGCCACTTGCCAAAAAGGCCGACGACAACGCCTCGCCACCCACCGGCCACCGATCGAGGAATGGATTTGGCACGCACTTTGGATTCTTCTCATGCGCCACAGTCAAATCCACATCTCGTCACCTGGAGGTGACGACCCTGTATAGCGTGTCTCCTCAGTGTCTCTTCGCCTGGGAGCACGAGCCCGCCATCGTCGCCTTGCGAAACCACAGCTTCAGCCCACAAGAGTGCTTTTTACAAAATTTACTACGGAGGGCTCGCAACGGCCTGTTGTACATGCCCTCAGCCATCGCTCGCTGGAGTTGCTGCTGGCGGTCGTGCGCACGCGCCTGACGTGCTCCGCTCCATGGGGCCCACCTTAGGACGCTCCTCACCTGCTGGATACCTATGTTGGTAGAGTTAAGTTATTTCCTTTTTCTCCcttggttttctatttttttagtgGTTTTCTATTTTGATTTTACTCAATCATTACTAATATTTTCTTCCCAtccatttcttttcctttccctttCATTTTCTCATTTCTTCCTTATTTAACATGTGGGCACTTACAATCATTAGCTATATGGCTAATCAAATTCAAATGTTTATGAAAAAATTGTCTAGAAAGAGTTATGCACAAAGTTGTGCGGAATAAGTTGTGTGTATAAATTTACGACGATGTTGCTTGTACAAATTATTTATAAAAGTTCTATTAGAAAAATTATGCTGAAAAAATTTCATTATAATTACACTCGTAAACTTCATTGGCACTATTGTCATGTGGACTTGTGAAGTTTAccgcaaaaaaaaagtgaactTGTGAAGTTATTCTGAATAAATATAAGTTATACCTAAAGAGTTATGGCTGACATGGCATGATGATACCTGAACCAGATTACACCTGAACCCCGTCAATAAAACCGTACCAGCCGGAGGGTCCATGCTCGAACAACACTCACTGTCAAAAAGAGCTCAGTGCTCACAAACAACAACTGGTGTCAGAGGGAATAATGGCCGGGGACGCAGTGGCGACGAACAAGAGGGTGGTGCTGAAGAGGCACGTGACCGGGTTCCCCACGGAGGAGGACATGGAGGTCGTCGTCGACACTGTCCCGCTGCGAGTGCCGGCAGGGTCGCCGGCCATGCTGGTGCAGAACCTGTACCTGTCGTGCGACCCCTGGATGCGCGGCCGCATGAGCAAGCACGacgatggcggcgccgccgagacGGCACCAGACTTTGTCGTCGGAGAGGTATTACGCTTGCAAAATTCATCTACCATCTTGCTAACGTGATTGGAACTTCAGAATCAGGCATGGACACGTCTTTGTGTGATTGATTGATTCGTATCAGACCTTAGTGAATTTCGGAGTGGGCAAGGTGATCGACTCGACACACCCGGCGTTCAAGGCCAGCGACCTCGTCTGGGGGATGAGTGGATGGGAGGAGTACACCCTCGTCTCCCAGCCGGAGTCCCTGTTCAAGGTCAACCACACCGACCTGCCACTCTCCTACTACACTGGTGTTCTTGGTGAGGGAACTGACAACATCATACTCCAGTGCTCCCCAAATCCTAATCCTTCTGCCACTGCCAGTCACTAACTAAGAGGCAACGATTACCTATCTATCATCCAGGCCTGACAGGGCTCACTGCATACGCGTCGTTTATGGAGCTCGGGAGGCCGAAGAGAGGCGACTTCGTGTTCGTATCTGCCGCGTCGGGTGCCGTCGGGCAGATCGCCGGGCAGCTCGCCAAGATCGCCGGCTGCTACGTGGTCGGCAGCGCCGGCTCCGACGAGAAGGTCGATCTCCTCAAGACCAAGTTCGGCTTCGACGACGCGTTCAACTACAAGTCGGaggccgacctcgccgccgcgctcaaGCGCCGCCT
This genomic interval from Panicum virgatum strain AP13 chromosome 8K, P.virgatum_v5, whole genome shotgun sequence contains the following:
- the LOC120646161 gene encoding 2-alkenal reductase (NADP(+)-dependent)-like yields the protein MAGDAVATNKRVVLKRHVTGFPTEEDMEVVVDTVPLRVPAGSPAMLVQNLYLSCDPWMRGRMSKHDDGGAAETAPDFVVGETLVNFGVGKVIDSTHPAFKASDLVWGMSGWEEYTLVSQPESLFKVNHTDLPLSYYTGVLGLTGLTAYASFMELGRPKRGDFVFVSAASGAVGQIAGQLAKIAGCYVVGSAGSDEKVDLLKTKFGFDDAFNYKSEADLAAALKRRLPDGIDIYVDNVGGATLDAALLNMRWGGRVVVCGMISQYNLNEPYGLRNMYCIIPKALRVEGFNATGYFHMYSRFEEEMARYIREGKVVVVQDVVEGIESAPAALIGLFSGKNVGKQLVALARE